One Catharus ustulatus isolate bCatUst1 chromosome 2, bCatUst1.pri.v2, whole genome shotgun sequence genomic window carries:
- the LOC116992483 gene encoding arachidonate 5-lipoxygenase-activating protein, whose translation MDQETLGSIVLLAIVTLISVVQNAFFANKVEHESRHCNGKGLQRQGSSYFDRVYTANQNCGHAYPTFLAVLWCAGLLCSQAPAAFAGLMYLFVRQKYFVGYLGERTQSTPGYLFGKRIILFLFLMSVAGILNYYLVFFFGSDFEIHIKTITSAISPLLLIP comes from the exons ATGGACCAGGAGACACTGGGAAGCATTGTCCTGCTTGCCATCGTCACCCTGATCAGTGTTGTCCAGAATG ctttttttgCTAACAAAGTGGAGCATGAAAGCAGACACTGCAATGGGAAGGGGTTGCAGCGGCAGGGATCCTCCTACTTCGACCGTGTCTACACTGCCAA CCAGAACTGTGGACATGCATACCCTACGTTTCTTGCTGTGCTTTGGTGTGCTGGCCTTCTCTGCAGCCAAG ctcctgcagcctttgCTGGCCTGATGTACTTGTTTGTGAGGCAGAAGTACTTTGTGGGCTACCTTGGGGAGAGGACTCAGAG CACTCCTGGTTACTTGTTTGGGAAACGCATCATTTTGTTCCTGTTCCTCATGTCTGTGGCCGGAATACTCAACTACTATCTTGTCTTCTTTTTCGGAAGTGACTTTGAAATACACATTAAGACGATAACCAGCGCGATCTCTCCACTGCTGCTCATACCCTaa